A single Candidatus Liberibacter asiaticus DNA region contains:
- the queA gene encoding tRNA preQ1(34) S-adenosylmethionine ribosyltransferase-isomerase QueA, producing MMVKEFDFDLPPSRIALRPVFPRDSARLMVVHPNLSCPLVISDHLVSDLPAFLNSNDAIVFNNTKVITAQLNGVRFCHINRREKEISCTLHMRVSPNSWSVYARPSKVIKKGDILHFFSQDGQSRLEATVIDKWNTGEILLVFSISGIELERQISLVGTIPLPPYIARKRPIDARDYVDYQTTYAKIQGSVAAPTAGLHFTSNLLSRLISIGIKVYFVTLHVGAGTFMPVKVEDTDDHIMHSEIGFIDAPTAQALNSVKSRGGRIVSVGTTSLRLLETATTEDGIINPWSGFTNIFITPGYRFRAVDILMSNFHLPKSTLLMLVSAFCGIEETKKMYQHAISHAYRFYSYGDTSLLFQKR from the coding sequence ATGATGGTGAAGGAATTTGATTTTGATCTTCCACCTTCTAGAATTGCATTAAGACCTGTATTCCCACGGGATAGTGCACGTCTTATGGTTGTTCATCCAAATTTATCATGTCCCTTGGTAATTTCAGATCATTTAGTATCTGATCTGCCTGCTTTTTTAAATTCTAATGATGCAATTGTATTTAACAATACTAAGGTTATAACAGCACAATTAAATGGAGTACGTTTCTGTCATATAAATAGGAGAGAGAAGGAGATATCTTGTACTTTGCATATGCGTGTTTCTCCTAATAGTTGGAGTGTATATGCCCGTCCAAGTAAAGTGATCAAAAAAGGAGATATACTTCATTTTTTTTCACAGGATGGACAGTCTAGATTAGAGGCTACGGTTATAGACAAGTGGAATACAGGGGAAATTTTATTAGTTTTTTCCATTTCTGGTATAGAATTAGAGAGACAAATTTCTCTGGTAGGCACTATACCATTACCTCCGTATATTGCGCGAAAACGTCCTATAGATGCACGTGATTATGTTGATTATCAAACGACATATGCTAAAATCCAAGGTTCAGTAGCAGCGCCAACAGCTGGTCTTCATTTTACATCTAATCTTTTATCTAGGCTTATTTCTATTGGTATTAAGGTATATTTCGTGACTTTACATGTTGGTGCAGGAACTTTTATGCCAGTAAAAGTAGAAGATACTGACGATCATATTATGCATAGTGAAATAGGTTTTATAGACGCGCCAACAGCACAAGCACTAAATTCCGTCAAATCCCGAGGAGGGCGTATAGTTTCTGTTGGAACGACATCATTGCGTCTTTTAGAAACTGCAACAACAGAAGATGGAATCATAAATCCATGGTCTGGCTTCACTAATATTTTTATCACTCCAGGATATCGCTTTCGGGCGGTTGATATATTAATGAGTAATTTCCATTTGCCGAAATCAACTTTATTAATGTTGGTATCAGCATTTTGTGGAATAGAAGAAACAAAGAAAATGTATCAACATGCTATTTCTCATGCATATCGTTTTTATTCATACGGCGATACGAGCTTGCTTTTTCAAAAACGATAA
- the uvrA gene encoding excinuclease ABC subunit UvrA, with the protein MSKIKNISIRGAREHNLQNISIELPRNKLIVMTGVSGSGKSSLAFDTIHAEGQRRYVESLSTYARQFLGTIKKPDVEQIDGLSPTISIEQKNTSHNPRSTVGTITEIHDYLRLLFARIGIPHSPTTGLPIESQTISQMADRLLSFEQGTRMYLLAPIVRNRKGEYKKELAEILKKGFQRVQIDGVFYHISDAPDLDKKYKHTIEVVVDRIVVHENIRERIVNSLRTCLQLTNGLAIATIADSTFHNDEKTSPNLSHNSSDHILFSENLSCPVSGFSIAEIEPRIFSFNNPAGACHHCDGLGTRQKVDEKLVIPNSKLALNNGAIAPWSNPLSAYHTNILTALGKDLGFSINDSWDLLSNENQQILLYGTKKNSIALARHKKSSYSNLSFRGIIPTLEKRWSEADSSLLQEIIQRYMSSSPCTICHGYRLKDESLAVKIAGKHIGEIADMSIKKAQIWFEQLPTQITQKANKISESILKEIQKRIHFLVEIGLDYLTLSRNSNMLSNGESQRIRLASQIGSALTGVLYILDEPSIGLHQRDNTKLINTLKHLRDTGNTVIVVEHDEETMLAADHIVDIGPEAGINGGKIVAEGSPSQIIAHPTSLTGKYMSGKMSIKIPEKRRQYNPNRMIHVINARSNNLKNVTGSIPLGLFTAITGISGGGKSTFLISTLYKAAARIIMGSKYNPGIYDRIDGLEYIDKVVSINQSPIGHTPRSNPATYVGAFTPIRDLFSNLPESKACGYKAGCFSFNVKGGRCEVCEGNGVIKIAMHFLPDVYITCDVCQGQRYNPETLQIRFKDKSIADVLSMTVDESLDFFAAIPTIHNKLTTLKEVGLGYIKIGQSANTLSGGESQRVKLAKELSKQATGNTLYILDEPTTGLHYHDIAKLLNILHTLVDRGNSIIVIEHNLEVIKTADWILDFGPEGGDGGGEIIASGPPEAIAKEPLSYTGKFLKSILKNK; encoded by the coding sequence ATGAGTAAAATCAAAAATATTTCCATTCGCGGTGCTCGGGAACACAATCTTCAGAACATTAGCATAGAATTGCCACGCAATAAATTAATTGTCATGACTGGTGTTTCTGGATCGGGAAAATCCTCACTAGCTTTTGATACAATTCATGCCGAAGGACAAAGACGATATGTAGAAAGTCTCTCTACATATGCACGACAATTTTTAGGAACCATCAAAAAACCAGATGTAGAACAAATTGATGGCTTATCTCCTACCATATCCATTGAACAAAAAAATACATCTCATAATCCTCGTTCTACTGTTGGTACCATAACCGAAATCCATGATTATTTGCGCTTACTGTTTGCACGAATAGGCATTCCCCATTCTCCCACAACAGGACTCCCTATAGAAAGCCAAACTATCAGCCAAATGGCAGATCGCCTTCTTTCATTTGAACAAGGAACTCGCATGTACTTGCTAGCTCCTATAGTACGAAATCGCAAAGGAGAATATAAAAAAGAGCTAGCAGAAATACTCAAAAAAGGATTTCAAAGAGTGCAAATTGATGGGGTGTTTTATCATATATCCGACGCACCCGACCTTGATAAAAAATACAAACATACTATCGAAGTTGTTGTAGATCGCATTGTCGTTCATGAGAATATCAGAGAAAGAATCGTCAATAGCCTGAGAACTTGTCTGCAATTAACCAATGGTTTAGCTATTGCCACTATTGCGGATTCTACTTTCCATAATGATGAAAAAACAAGCCCAAATCTGTCTCATAACTCCTCTGATCATATTCTTTTTTCTGAAAATCTTTCCTGTCCTGTATCAGGATTCAGTATCGCAGAGATAGAACCTCGTATTTTTTCTTTCAATAACCCAGCAGGTGCCTGCCATCATTGCGATGGGCTGGGAACAAGACAAAAAGTAGATGAAAAACTTGTGATCCCTAATTCAAAATTAGCATTAAATAATGGCGCCATCGCTCCTTGGTCAAATCCTTTATCCGCATATCATACCAACATTCTCACCGCTTTAGGGAAAGATCTAGGATTTTCTATCAATGATAGTTGGGATCTTTTATCTAATGAAAATCAACAAATACTTCTTTACGGAACAAAAAAAAACAGCATTGCCCTAGCTCGTCATAAGAAATCTTCATATTCCAATCTATCCTTCAGGGGAATCATTCCAACCTTAGAAAAACGTTGGAGTGAGGCGGATTCCTCACTTCTCCAAGAAATAATACAACGATATATGTCTTCATCTCCTTGCACAATTTGTCATGGATATCGTCTTAAAGATGAATCACTCGCAGTCAAAATTGCCGGCAAACATATCGGAGAAATCGCCGATATGTCAATTAAAAAAGCACAAATTTGGTTTGAACAACTCCCCACACAAATCACACAAAAAGCCAATAAAATATCAGAATCTATTCTAAAAGAAATTCAGAAAAGAATTCATTTTCTTGTGGAAATAGGACTTGATTATTTAACTTTATCACGTAATTCCAACATGTTATCAAATGGAGAAAGTCAGCGTATACGCCTCGCATCCCAAATAGGATCTGCATTAACCGGAGTGCTTTATATATTAGACGAACCCTCTATAGGCTTGCACCAACGTGATAATACTAAGCTAATCAACACTCTCAAACATCTTCGCGATACAGGGAATACTGTGATCGTTGTTGAACATGATGAAGAAACCATGCTCGCTGCCGATCATATTGTAGATATAGGACCAGAAGCTGGTATTAATGGAGGGAAAATCGTAGCAGAAGGCTCTCCATCTCAAATTATAGCACATCCAACCTCCCTAACTGGGAAATATATGTCTGGCAAAATGAGCATTAAAATACCAGAAAAAAGACGCCAATATAATCCAAATCGAATGATTCACGTTATCAACGCACGAAGCAACAATTTGAAAAACGTCACAGGATCTATCCCTCTTGGATTATTTACCGCAATTACTGGAATATCCGGAGGAGGAAAATCTACTTTTCTTATATCTACTTTATACAAAGCAGCTGCGCGCATTATTATGGGATCTAAGTATAATCCTGGAATATATGACCGTATTGATGGGCTTGAGTATATCGACAAAGTTGTCAGCATCAATCAATCTCCTATCGGTCATACACCTCGCTCTAATCCCGCAACTTATGTTGGAGCGTTCACACCAATCCGCGATTTGTTTAGCAACCTACCTGAATCCAAAGCATGTGGATATAAAGCCGGATGTTTTTCTTTCAATGTCAAAGGGGGAAGATGCGAGGTTTGTGAAGGAAACGGTGTAATAAAAATTGCAATGCACTTCCTTCCAGATGTATACATCACATGTGATGTATGCCAAGGACAACGCTATAATCCTGAAACCCTACAAATACGCTTCAAAGATAAATCAATAGCCGATGTTCTCTCTATGACAGTTGACGAAAGCTTAGATTTTTTTGCGGCTATTCCCACAATACATAATAAATTAACAACCCTGAAAGAAGTAGGCCTGGGATACATTAAAATTGGACAGTCAGCCAATACACTATCAGGAGGAGAATCGCAACGCGTGAAACTTGCCAAAGAACTCTCGAAACAAGCTACAGGCAACACCCTCTACATATTAGATGAACCCACGACTGGTCTGCATTATCATGACATAGCCAAACTATTGAATATTTTGCACACACTCGTTGACAGAGGAAACTCTATTATTGTTATCGAACATAATCTAGAAGTTATCAAAACAGCTGATTGGATTTTAGATTTTGGACCAGAAGGAGGAGATGGCGGTGGAGAAATCATCGCATCTGGACCCCCAGAAGCAATAGCCAAAGAACCCCTTTCATATACTGGAAAATTTCTCAAATCTATCTTAAAAAACAAATGA
- the rpsD gene encoding 30S ribosomal protein S4, whose amino-acid sequence MSKRESSKHKIDRRIGENLWGRPKSPVNTRSYGPGLHGQRRKSKPSYFGLQLRAKQKMKKYYGDISEKKFRSIFKEADRSRGDTSHNLISFLESRLDTIVYRAKFVPTIFAARQFVNHRHVLVNGRSVNIGSYRCKEGDVIEVKQKSKQLASVLEASQLAERDVPEYISVNHDNMVATFVRIPSSLKDVPYPVIMQPNLVVEFYSR is encoded by the coding sequence ATGAGTAAGCGTGAGTCATCTAAGCATAAGATTGATCGTCGTATAGGTGAAAATTTATGGGGACGTCCGAAGTCGCCTGTCAATACGCGTTCCTACGGACCTGGTTTACATGGTCAGCGTCGTAAGTCGAAGCCTTCCTATTTTGGATTGCAGTTGCGCGCTAAGCAGAAGATGAAAAAATATTATGGTGATATCAGTGAAAAGAAATTTCGCTCTATATTTAAAGAAGCAGATCGTAGTAGAGGCGATACTTCTCATAATTTGATTTCTTTTCTTGAATCTCGTTTGGACACCATAGTATACCGAGCTAAATTTGTTCCTACCATTTTTGCTGCGCGCCAGTTTGTGAATCATCGTCATGTACTTGTTAATGGTCGTTCTGTTAACATTGGATCATATCGCTGTAAGGAAGGTGATGTTATAGAGGTGAAACAAAAATCTAAACAATTGGCTTCTGTTTTAGAAGCTTCCCAGCTCGCTGAACGTGATGTGCCTGAATATATTAGTGTCAATCATGATAATATGGTTGCTACTTTTGTTAGAATCCCGTCTTCTCTCAAGGATGTTCCGTATCCTGTTATTATGCAACCTAATCTTGTTGTTGAGTTTTATTCCCGTTAA
- the gyrA gene encoding DNA gyrase subunit A, which yields MTEHIISSDEEEEKGITSVSITDEMQNSYLTYAINVILGRAIPDLRDGLKPVHRRILFGMMQMGVEWNKKYVKCARISGEVMGKYHPHGNAAIYDALARMAQDWSLRLLLIEGQGNFGSVDGDPPAAERYTECRLQKAAHFLLDDLGKDTVDFRPNYDGSFQEPVVLCARYPNVLVNGGGGIAVGMATNIPTHNLGEVVDGCVAVIDNPDIDLDALMEIIRGPDFPTGAVILGRTGIKNAYATGRGSIVIRGVSHIEKTSGDREQIVVTEIPYQVNKAAMLEKIAELVREKRIVDIADLRDESDRQGYRVVIELKRGASADVILNQLYRYTSLQSLFSVNMVALNGYKPERFTLIGILKAFVAFREEVVVRRTKYLLNKARDRAHVLVGLAIAVANLDEVVRIIRFSPNPETARRELMQRSWNASDIKDLIDLIDDSSYTIGSDGTMYLSEVQTRAILELRLARLTGLGRDDIRNELNSLGIEIKECLDILSSRSRLLGIIKQELLSVKDELDTPRRTRIVEGLLDMEDEDCIVREDMVVTVSHLGYVKRVPLSVYRAQRRGGKGRSGVVMRDEDFVTDLFIVSTHTSVLFFSSLGFVYKEKVWRLPIGSPQARGKALINILSLNQGERITTIMPFPEDESSWNNLYVVFATKHGNVRRNKLSDFIQINRSGKIAMKLDSRDEILSVETCTQENDILLTTKLGQCVRFPISAIRVFAGRNSVGVRGISLAKGDQVISMAIVLHADADYDERICYMKHMSAQRRLISGDTEEITSLKNDSSVEGNISEERCQELKLKEQFILTVSEKGFGKRTSSYDFRISNRSGKGIRATDVSKINEIGALVAVFPVNDNDQIILVSDKGTLIRVPVNEIRIASRATKGVVIFSTAKDERVVSVERIRESEIVDEAESTE from the coding sequence TTGACCGAGCATATTATATCTAGTGATGAAGAAGAGGAGAAGGGCATAACTTCTGTTTCAATAACAGATGAAATGCAAAATTCTTATCTTACTTATGCAATTAATGTCATTTTAGGCCGTGCTATCCCTGATTTGCGAGATGGGTTAAAACCTGTTCATCGTCGTATACTTTTTGGTATGATGCAGATGGGCGTAGAATGGAATAAAAAATATGTGAAGTGCGCACGTATTTCCGGAGAGGTGATGGGTAAATACCACCCACATGGTAATGCTGCCATTTATGACGCATTGGCGCGTATGGCACAGGACTGGTCTTTGCGTTTGTTGTTAATTGAAGGACAAGGAAATTTTGGATCAGTCGATGGAGATCCTCCGGCAGCAGAAAGGTATACTGAATGTCGTTTGCAGAAAGCAGCGCATTTTCTGCTAGATGATCTTGGTAAAGATACTGTTGATTTCCGCCCTAACTATGATGGCTCTTTTCAAGAACCTGTTGTGCTTTGTGCTAGATATCCCAATGTGCTGGTCAATGGTGGTGGCGGTATTGCCGTTGGCATGGCTACCAATATCCCGACTCATAATTTGGGAGAAGTGGTTGATGGTTGTGTGGCCGTAATTGATAATCCTGATATTGATCTGGATGCCTTGATGGAGATTATTCGTGGTCCAGATTTTCCAACAGGAGCGGTGATCTTAGGACGTACTGGCATTAAAAATGCTTATGCAACGGGTCGGGGATCTATTGTAATACGAGGGGTCAGTCACATAGAAAAAACATCAGGCGATCGGGAGCAAATTGTCGTTACTGAGATTCCATATCAGGTTAATAAAGCGGCAATGCTTGAAAAGATTGCTGAATTAGTTAGAGAAAAGCGGATAGTTGATATAGCAGATCTGCGAGATGAATCGGATCGTCAAGGTTATCGAGTGGTCATTGAGTTGAAGCGAGGTGCTTCTGCGGATGTTATTCTCAACCAATTATATCGTTATACTTCTTTACAAAGTTTATTTAGCGTCAATATGGTTGCTTTGAATGGATATAAACCTGAGCGTTTTACCCTCATAGGAATACTCAAGGCTTTTGTTGCTTTTCGTGAGGAAGTGGTTGTAAGAAGAACAAAATATCTTTTGAATAAAGCACGTGATAGAGCTCATGTTTTGGTAGGTTTGGCTATTGCTGTGGCTAATTTAGACGAAGTTGTTCGTATTATTCGTTTTTCACCTAATCCAGAAACTGCTCGGCGAGAGCTTATGCAGAGAAGTTGGAACGCTTCTGATATTAAAGATTTAATTGATCTGATTGATGATTCAAGTTATACTATAGGTAGTGATGGAACGATGTACTTATCAGAAGTACAGACGCGTGCTATTCTAGAGCTTCGCTTAGCGCGGTTGACGGGATTGGGTCGAGACGATATTCGTAATGAGTTAAATAGTCTTGGCATAGAGATTAAGGAGTGCTTAGACATTTTGTCGTCGCGATCTCGTCTGCTGGGTATTATCAAGCAGGAACTGCTATCGGTTAAAGATGAACTTGATACTCCTCGTCGGACACGAATTGTAGAGGGTTTATTAGATATGGAAGACGAAGATTGCATTGTGCGAGAAGACATGGTCGTGACGGTTTCGCATCTCGGATATGTCAAACGAGTACCACTTTCTGTCTATCGGGCGCAGCGTCGTGGTGGTAAGGGGCGATCCGGTGTGGTGATGCGTGACGAAGATTTCGTTACGGATCTATTTATCGTGAGCACACATACTTCCGTTCTTTTTTTCTCTTCTTTAGGATTTGTGTATAAAGAAAAGGTATGGCGTTTACCTATTGGATCACCTCAAGCGCGCGGGAAAGCATTGATTAATATCCTCTCTTTAAATCAAGGTGAGCGTATCACAACGATTATGCCTTTTCCAGAGGATGAATCGAGTTGGAATAACTTATATGTCGTATTTGCTACTAAGCATGGCAATGTACGGCGTAATAAACTTTCTGATTTTATTCAAATCAATCGTAGTGGTAAGATTGCGATGAAATTAGATTCAAGAGATGAGATTCTTTCCGTTGAAACCTGTACACAAGAAAATGATATATTGTTGACTACTAAACTTGGACAATGTGTCCGCTTTCCGATTTCTGCTATACGAGTATTTGCGGGACGTAATTCTGTCGGAGTTAGGGGCATATCACTTGCTAAAGGTGATCAAGTTATTTCTATGGCAATTGTTCTTCATGCAGATGCGGATTATGATGAACGAATTTGTTATATGAAACATATGTCCGCCCAACGTCGTCTTATTTCAGGTGATACGGAAGAAATTACTTCTCTTAAAAATGATTCTTCTGTTGAGGGCAATATTTCGGAAGAGCGTTGTCAAGAATTAAAATTAAAAGAGCAATTTATCTTAACTGTATCAGAAAAAGGATTCGGGAAGAGAACATCTTCTTATGATTTTCGTATTTCTAATCGTAGCGGAAAAGGTATTCGTGCAACTGATGTGTCAAAAATAAATGAAATAGGAGCATTGGTAGCGGTATTTCCAGTTAACGATAATGATCAAATCATCCTTGTTTCGGATAAAGGAACTCTTATTCGAGTACCAGTCAATGAGATTAGAATTGCTAGCCGTGCTACCAAAGGGGTTGTTATTTTTTCTACTGCGAAAGATGAAAGGGTAGTATCAGTAGAACGCATTAGAGAATCTGAGATAGTTGATGAAGCGGAGTCAACAGAATAA
- the ssb gene encoding single-stranded DNA-binding protein produces the protein MVASLNKVILIGNLGADPDVRHTQDGRKIVNIRIATSDSWKDRVTNERREKTEWHSVIVFSEELCRIVEQYLRKGSKVYIEGSLQTRKWQDQSGNNRYTTEIIMRSMVMLDGRRDSLQGEEQRSEQHSNNLKENVVGNRYSSPREESVFSDELDDEIPF, from the coding sequence ATGGTAGCAAGTCTCAATAAGGTTATTTTGATAGGAAATCTCGGAGCAGATCCGGATGTGCGGCATACGCAAGATGGGCGTAAGATTGTAAATATTCGTATTGCTACTTCTGACAGTTGGAAAGATCGTGTTACGAATGAACGTCGTGAAAAAACAGAATGGCACTCCGTCATCGTTTTTTCTGAAGAGCTTTGTAGGATTGTGGAACAGTATCTTCGCAAAGGTTCTAAAGTTTATATAGAAGGTTCGCTTCAAACTCGTAAGTGGCAGGATCAATCTGGTAATAACCGTTATACGACGGAGATTATTATGCGTAGTATGGTTATGTTAGATGGGCGTAGAGATTCTTTACAAGGTGAAGAACAGAGGAGTGAACAGCATAGTAATAATTTAAAGGAAAATGTTGTTGGTAACCGCTATTCATCACCACGAGAAGAGAGTGTATTCTCTGATGAACTTGACGATGAGATTCCGTTTTAG
- the coaD gene encoding pantetheine-phosphate adenylyltransferase — translation MMRKAVYTGSFDPITNGHMDIIIQALSFVEDLVIAIGCNSVKTKGFLSIQERSELIKQSIFHFIPDSSNRVSVISFEGLAVNLAKDISAQVIVRGLRDMTDFDYEMRMTSVNRCLCPEIATIALFAKESSRYVTSTLIRHLISIDADITSFVPDPVCVFFKKHRHLSC, via the coding sequence ATGATGAGAAAGGCTGTTTATACAGGGTCTTTTGATCCTATTACCAATGGACATATGGATATAATCATTCAAGCTCTTTCTTTTGTTGAGGATCTAGTCATAGCTATTGGTTGTAACTCTGTTAAAACAAAAGGTTTTCTTTCAATTCAAGAGCGTTCGGAGTTGATTAAGCAATCTATTTTTCATTTTATTCCTGATAGCAGTAATAGAGTTTCTGTTATCTCTTTTGAAGGGTTAGCAGTCAATTTAGCAAAAGATATTTCTGCTCAAGTGATAGTACGTGGTTTGCGAGATATGACAGATTTTGATTATGAAATGCGTATGACATCTGTGAATCGCTGTCTTTGTCCGGAAATTGCAACTATTGCCCTTTTCGCTAAGGAATCTTCTCGGTATGTAACCTCCACTTTAATTCGTCATCTTATCTCAATAGATGCAGATATAACGTCTTTTGTCCCAGATCCTGTTTGTGTTTTTTTTAAAAAACATCGTCATCTCTCTTGTTAA
- the glnA gene encoding type I glutamate--ammonia ligase: MVDKATSIIQKIAQEKVKFIDLRFTDLQGKFRHISMNVSLFNENTLLNGITFDSSSIDGWHSKHPNLLLIPDIETMHMDPFYAQSTVAFICNVYDPITLQPYNRDPRYTAQKAIDYLQTTDIGDTLLLGITTEFFVFDNVHCTISPIKSGFALESTEFLQNGNNKGYDSHAKSSYTLPPQDKLHDMRSEIVSALNNIGVQITKYHNQINDAQHSFGLQSESLLHASDNLQKYKYSVHQVANSYCKIATFMPKPIASHNGSGMYLNMSIHKGEKAIFTGNQHDRVSLKGLYYLGGIIKHAKSLNALTNASTNSYKRLLTDSQSPTKLTYSTHNHSASCRIPYENKSDNKSIEIRFPDLSANPYLAPAAILMAGLDGIAKKIHPGKNIDELSLEEQNTIPRICISLRESLENLDKDREFLKVGNVFDDDQIDAFINLKMKEVLKLESSPSPVEFEMYCSI, encoded by the coding sequence ATGGTTGATAAAGCTACTAGCATTATCCAAAAAATTGCACAAGAGAAGGTAAAATTCATTGATTTACGTTTTACCGACTTACAAGGAAAATTTCGCCATATATCAATGAACGTCTCCTTGTTCAATGAAAACACTCTTCTAAATGGAATCACGTTTGATAGCTCTTCTATCGATGGATGGCATTCTAAACATCCAAATTTACTTCTAATCCCCGATATAGAAACAATGCACATGGATCCATTTTATGCACAATCAACAGTAGCATTCATCTGTAACGTATATGACCCTATTACTCTCCAACCCTATAATCGTGATCCTCGTTATACTGCCCAAAAGGCAATAGATTACCTCCAAACAACAGACATAGGTGATACATTATTACTCGGAATAACAACCGAATTTTTTGTATTTGACAACGTTCATTGTACAATTTCGCCCATCAAATCAGGATTTGCATTGGAGTCCACTGAATTTTTACAAAACGGCAATAATAAAGGATATGATTCACACGCGAAGAGTAGTTATACACTGCCTCCACAAGATAAGTTGCATGATATGCGATCCGAAATTGTAAGCGCTCTAAATAACATAGGCGTTCAAATCACAAAATATCATAATCAAATAAATGATGCTCAACACTCATTCGGTTTACAATCAGAATCATTATTACATGCTTCTGACAATCTGCAAAAGTATAAATATTCTGTTCATCAAGTAGCCAATTCATATTGCAAGATTGCTACTTTTATGCCAAAACCTATCGCTTCTCATAATGGTTCAGGCATGTATCTAAATATGTCAATTCACAAAGGGGAAAAAGCGATTTTTACAGGGAATCAACATGATAGAGTATCTCTAAAAGGCCTTTATTATCTAGGAGGTATCATCAAACATGCAAAATCCTTGAATGCTTTAACAAATGCTTCAACTAATTCCTATAAACGCTTACTAACTGATAGTCAGTCTCCAACAAAACTTACTTATTCAACTCATAATCATTCAGCCTCTTGTCGTATCCCATATGAAAACAAGTCAGACAATAAAAGCATTGAAATCAGATTTCCCGATCTTAGTGCTAATCCTTATCTTGCACCTGCCGCCATCCTCATGGCAGGATTAGATGGAATTGCCAAAAAAATTCACCCTGGGAAAAATATTGATGAACTCTCTTTAGAAGAACAAAACACAATACCGAGAATATGCATTTCACTACGCGAATCCTTGGAAAACCTCGATAAAGATAGGGAATTCTTAAAAGTGGGAAATGTTTTTGACGATGATCAAATTGATGCATTTATCAACTTAAAAATGAAAGAAGTACTGAAGCTAGAAAGCAGCCCTTCCCCTGTTGAATTTGAAATGTACTGTTCAATATAA
- a CDS encoding glutaminase: MDLKKIIDGIYEEIKPQIGQGRVADYIPELAKVRIDHFGMSLALEDGTVYSVGESEFLFSIQSISKVFLLTIALRKFDEEIWKRVGREPSGSSFDSIVQLENENGIPRNPFVNAGAIVVSDAVLGSSSADDAIENFLNFMRGIAGDASIHIDSVVANSEIETGYRNFALANFVRSYGNIRYKIEDVLKFYFHQCSLMMNCVQLAKSGLYLAFRGYNSLTNQSVISPLQSRCVNAVMLTCGHYDHSGDFAYRVGFPGKSGVGGGILAIVPSKASIAVWSPGLDNSGNSLLGAKALELLAIRTGWSIFDPSVI; this comes from the coding sequence TTGGATTTAAAAAAAATTATAGATGGTATTTATGAAGAGATAAAGCCCCAAATTGGTCAAGGTCGTGTAGCAGATTATATTCCCGAATTGGCTAAGGTGCGTATTGATCATTTTGGTATGTCTCTTGCTTTAGAAGATGGCACTGTCTATTCCGTAGGTGAATCGGAATTTTTGTTTTCAATTCAAAGTATTTCGAAGGTTTTTCTTCTCACGATAGCTCTACGAAAGTTTGATGAGGAAATTTGGAAACGCGTTGGTCGGGAACCTTCAGGATCTTCTTTTGATTCAATAGTACAGCTTGAGAATGAGAATGGTATTCCCCGCAATCCGTTTGTTAATGCTGGAGCTATAGTTGTCTCGGATGCAGTTCTTGGGAGCAGTTCTGCAGATGATGCAATAGAGAATTTTTTGAATTTTATGCGTGGTATTGCCGGTGATGCATCAATTCATATTGATTCCGTTGTTGCTAATTCAGAAATTGAAACGGGTTACCGTAATTTTGCTCTTGCGAATTTTGTACGTTCTTATGGTAACATAAGGTATAAAATTGAGGATGTTTTGAAATTTTATTTTCATCAATGTTCCCTCATGATGAATTGCGTGCAACTTGCCAAGTCGGGTTTGTATCTTGCATTTCGAGGATATAATTCCTTAACGAATCAGTCGGTTATCTCTCCACTACAGTCCCGTTGCGTGAACGCAGTAATGCTGACATGTGGTCATTATGATCATTCTGGTGATTTTGCATATCGTGTTGGATTTCCTGGTAAAAGTGGTGTTGGAGGAGGTATTCTAGCTATTGTGCCGTCTAAAGCGTCCATTGCTGTTTGGTCTCCTGGTTTGGATAATTCTGGCAATTCCTTATTGGGTGCTAAAGCGCTTGAACTTTTAGCAATTCGCACAGGTTGGTCAATATTTGATCCTTCGGTGATCTAA